A window of Komagataeibacter medellinensis NBRC 3288 contains these coding sequences:
- a CDS encoding DNA methylase N-4/N-6 codes for MTNRLSLKSLNKDSLNMHTARDSMHGPWRSVLSMPQGDARAWVVRRKQRPPHTGAIPSSTYRSLDGGPRLARSVQRFRNAHGRAIHPTEKLVALLGLLVRVICPPDGLVGDWFAGSGAAGVACRLAGRRYVGCEIDPEMARRARDRLAAILPFPIGEPS; via the coding sequence ATGACAAATCGCCTCTCTCTAAAGAGTCTAAATAAAGACTCTTTGAACATGCATACCGCGCGCGACTCAATGCATGGTCCATGGCGTTCGGTCCTCTCCATGCCTCAGGGTGACGCCCGGGCATGGGTCGTGCGTCGCAAGCAGCGTCCCCCGCATACCGGCGCGATCCCGTCTTCGACCTACCGCAGTCTCGACGGCGGCCCGCGTCTCGCCCGCTCCGTGCAGCGCTTCCGCAATGCTCATGGCCGGGCCATCCATCCCACTGAAAAGCTTGTGGCACTCCTCGGCCTGCTGGTGCGGGTGATCTGCCCGCCCGACGGCCTCGTGGGCGACTGGTTCGCCGGGTCCGGCGCCGCCGGCGTCGCCTGCCGGCTGGCCGGACGCCGCTATGTCGGCTGCGAGATCGATCCGGAGATGGCCCGACGCGCCCGCGATCGCCTTGCCGCCATTCTTCCCTTTCCCATCGGAGAACCGTCATGA
- a CDS encoding DUF2840 domain-containing protein gives MNDLRFSPGAQLDLVWIETRIEQWLRFGCPETSVRIDRHRRRVSFAAGDVFALMRWLASDTGAVTVSIDIVRAMPPGEPCAVLPWITGAADRLLRQTGDAPVRAVLDIITRIERHGLDPRAVCPDYWRDLDARLRASRPAPPYGRARHEAWLWRRAAS, from the coding sequence ATGAACGATCTTCGCTTTTCCCCCGGCGCGCAGCTCGATCTGGTCTGGATCGAGACCCGCATCGAGCAGTGGCTGCGGTTCGGCTGCCCCGAGACCAGCGTCAGAATTGACCGCCACAGGCGTCGCGTAAGTTTCGCCGCAGGCGATGTGTTCGCCCTGATGCGCTGGCTTGCCAGCGACACGGGCGCCGTCACGGTGTCCATCGACATCGTGCGAGCCATGCCGCCGGGCGAACCATGCGCGGTCCTGCCATGGATCACCGGCGCTGCCGACAGGCTGCTGCGCCAGACCGGTGATGCTCCGGTCCGGGCGGTGCTCGACATCATCACTCGCATCGAACGACACGGGCTCGATCCCCGAGCCGTCTGTCCGGACTACTGGCGCGATCTCGATGCGCGGCTGCGGGCCAGCCGACCCGCGCCGCCCTATGGCCGTGCCCGCCACGAGGCGTGGCTCTGGCGGAGGGCTGCGTCATGA
- a CDS encoding S26 family signal peptidase — protein MTRRAWLFTTYFATLTTLATTGVSPSPRWVWNATASVPVGLYRVTPTPALRVGDIVALHLPERDATLLATRGYLPFGVPLLKPVAALAGQTVCRLGAHVTIDGKAAGDAKPIDHRGRPLPVWRGCIRLGPGQVFVMNPAVPTSLDGRYFGVLSTDTVIGRATPVYLRTGDAEPPLLRFEPRPDLTDPGRRPPTMMVRPAPVKSAWPPLE, from the coding sequence ATGACCCGCCGCGCCTGGCTCTTCACCACGTATTTCGCCACTCTCACGACTCTCGCGACGACCGGTGTCTCGCCCAGTCCGCGCTGGGTGTGGAACGCCACAGCCAGCGTGCCGGTGGGCCTCTATCGGGTCACGCCCACGCCGGCGTTGCGCGTCGGCGATATCGTGGCGCTGCATCTGCCCGAGCGCGACGCGACGTTGCTGGCCACGCGTGGCTATCTGCCCTTCGGCGTGCCGCTGCTCAAGCCGGTGGCAGCACTAGCCGGTCAGACCGTCTGCCGCCTCGGCGCGCACGTCACCATCGACGGCAAAGCGGCGGGTGACGCCAAACCCATCGATCATCGGGGGCGTCCGTTGCCCGTCTGGCGTGGCTGCATCCGTCTCGGCCCGGGACAGGTCTTTGTCATGAACCCGGCGGTCCCGACCAGTCTCGACGGGCGCTATTTCGGTGTCTTGTCGACCGACACGGTAATCGGTCGCGCCACGCCCGTCTATCTCCGCACAGGTGACGCCGAACCGCCGCTCCTGCGTTTCGAACCCCGTCCGGATTTGACGGATCCGGGTCGACGACCACCCACGATGATGGTGCGTCCCGCTCCCGTGAAGAGCGCCTGGCCTCCGCTGGAGTGA
- a CDS encoding DUF736 domain-containing protein, with protein sequence MSQIGFFTRTANGFAGRLRTLALDAELTFVSAVNADAENAPDYRIHLGDSAEAPEIGAGWTRTGERAGEYVSVLLDDPSLAQPIRATLFQAGRGGRVWNLVWTRATKRQGGRE encoded by the coding sequence ATGAGTCAGATCGGTTTCTTCACGCGTACGGCGAATGGCTTTGCCGGGCGCCTACGCACGCTCGCCCTCGACGCGGAACTGACTTTCGTAAGTGCCGTGAATGCAGACGCGGAGAACGCGCCCGACTATCGCATCCATCTCGGTGACAGTGCCGAAGCGCCGGAGATCGGGGCCGGCTGGACCCGCACCGGGGAACGCGCCGGGGAATACGTCTCGGTGCTGCTGGACGATCCCTCGCTCGCCCAGCCGATCCGCGCCACCCTGTTTCAGGCCGGTCGCGGCGGCCGCGTCTGGAACCTTGTCTGGACACGCGCCACAAAGCGCCAGGGAGGCCGGGAATGA
- a CDS encoding lytic transglycosylase domain-containing protein, giving the protein MRGAAVCRRRVLAVARFGLALTLTLTPGSGHAQDIDALVRDAASQAAIPPSWIRAVLRIESDGDRHAVSSAGAMGLMQIMPGTWRDLRHTLNLGADPFDPHDNIVAGAAYLRWLHDRYGDAGFLAAYNAGPGRYDDHLATGRPLPDETQTYVASVMRRIGDDTAPALLGPLPGISSPIAIGGLFAGPAHPVASDTAAVGDSLAPPTPAGLFVAAEWREEP; this is encoded by the coding sequence ATGAGGGGGGCAGCTGTCTGTCGAAGGCGTGTGCTGGCGGTCGCCCGGTTCGGGCTCGCGCTCACGCTCACGCTCACGCCCGGTTCGGGGCACGCACAGGATATCGACGCGCTGGTGCGGGATGCCGCCTCGCAGGCTGCCATTCCGCCGTCATGGATCCGTGCCGTGCTACGCATCGAGAGTGACGGTGATCGGCATGCCGTATCCTCGGCGGGCGCAATGGGGCTGATGCAGATCATGCCCGGCACGTGGCGTGACCTGCGCCATACACTCAATCTCGGCGCCGATCCGTTCGACCCACATGACAACATCGTCGCCGGTGCTGCCTATCTGCGCTGGCTGCACGATCGGTACGGTGATGCCGGGTTTCTCGCCGCGTACAACGCTGGCCCGGGACGTTATGACGACCATCTGGCGACGGGTCGTCCGCTTCCCGATGAAACCCAGACTTATGTTGCCTCCGTCATGCGGCGGATAGGGGACGACACGGCTCCGGCGCTTCTTGGTCCGCTGCCGGGTATCTCGTCTCCTATAGCCATCGGCGGTCTTTTCGCCGGGCCTGCCCATCCCGTCGCGAGCGATACGGCTGCGGTCGGCGACAGTCTGGCTCCGCCCACGCCAGCAGGACTCTTCGTCGCTGCCGAGTGGAGGGAAGAACCATGA
- a CDS encoding relaxase/mobilization nuclease domain-containing protein — translation MTNDDDFRVRPGRIRSPGTQRARPFIAQALAATQRAGGMGRGRQGTGGSGRSTFGRGRVASAHANRFLTSRSRGVVIKARVVKHGPRAAPLTPHLRYLRREGVTKDGEKAKLFGPEQEEVDPKGFAERCADDRHHFRFIVSPDDAVELADLKRFTRDLMMQAEHDLGTKLDWAAVDHWNTEHPHVHVIVRGKAQDGEDLVISRDYIREGMRGRAQELVTRELGIRNDIEIRRTVERQVEADRWTQLDRQLQRDASEHGIIDMRPTPDRRPDTFEVLKVGRLRRLEGLGLAQQIEPGRWALEEHAEATLREMGQRNDIIKRIHRGLAEQGVERPQCSWVLAGEKTDHPVIGKLVGRGLDDELKGTAFAVVDGIDGRTHHVHLPSLEATTDASMGAIVELRRFEDAKGRGRVVLAVRSDFTLEQQIEAQGATWLDRQAVAKESPALGGGFGAEVRDAMRQRVDHLERDGLAHRDDARVRFERGLLTTLRDRELRAVGEKFARREGKTFDLVDAGDNVAGVYRQRLALASGRYAVIDNGLGFQLVPWTLSIEKQIGKAVSGVAQNNASIAWEFSQRRDAGIAM, via the coding sequence ATGACGAATGACGACGATTTCCGGGTTCGGCCCGGCCGCATTCGTTCTCCAGGCACCCAGCGGGCACGTCCCTTCATCGCGCAGGCCTTGGCCGCGACCCAGCGTGCCGGAGGCATGGGCCGAGGACGTCAGGGAACGGGCGGAAGTGGCCGCTCGACCTTCGGGCGTGGGCGTGTCGCGAGTGCGCATGCCAACCGCTTCCTCACCAGCCGCTCGCGTGGGGTGGTGATCAAGGCCCGCGTGGTGAAGCATGGCCCACGCGCCGCGCCGCTGACCCCGCATCTGCGTTATCTGCGCCGCGAGGGCGTTACGAAGGACGGCGAAAAGGCAAAGCTGTTCGGCCCGGAGCAGGAGGAGGTTGATCCCAAAGGCTTCGCAGAGCGCTGCGCCGATGATCGTCACCATTTCCGTTTCATCGTCTCGCCGGATGATGCGGTGGAATTGGCGGACCTGAAGCGCTTCACGCGTGATCTTATGATGCAAGCTGAGCATGATCTCGGCACGAAGCTCGACTGGGCGGCCGTTGATCACTGGAACACCGAACATCCCCATGTCCATGTCATCGTGCGCGGCAAGGCGCAGGACGGCGAGGACCTGGTGATCTCGCGCGATTACATCCGTGAAGGCATGCGTGGCCGTGCGCAGGAACTCGTGACGCGCGAGCTCGGGATACGCAACGACATTGAAATCCGGCGTACAGTCGAGCGTCAGGTCGAGGCGGATCGCTGGACACAACTCGATCGGCAGCTTCAGCGCGACGCAAGTGAGCATGGAATCATCGACATGCGTCCCACGCCCGATCGCCGGCCCGATACGTTCGAGGTGCTCAAGGTGGGTCGTCTCCGGCGTTTGGAAGGATTGGGGCTGGCGCAGCAGATCGAGCCGGGCCGCTGGGCGCTGGAGGAACACGCAGAGGCGACGCTGCGCGAGATGGGGCAGCGCAACGACATCATCAAACGGATCCACCGCGGCCTCGCCGAGCAAGGCGTCGAGCGCCCGCAATGCTCGTGGGTGCTGGCCGGCGAGAAAACCGACCATCCCGTCATAGGCAAACTGGTCGGGCGCGGGCTCGATGACGAGTTGAAGGGGACAGCTTTCGCGGTGGTGGATGGGATCGATGGGCGTACGCATCACGTTCACCTCCCTAGCCTGGAGGCGACAACGGATGCTTCCATGGGAGCAATCGTCGAACTGCGCCGGTTCGAGGACGCAAAAGGGCGAGGGCGCGTGGTGCTGGCTGTGCGGTCGGACTTCACGCTGGAACAGCAGATCGAGGCCCAAGGAGCCACATGGCTGGACCGGCAGGCAGTCGCGAAGGAGTCGCCTGCACTGGGTGGCGGCTTCGGGGCAGAGGTGCGTGACGCGATGCGCCAGCGTGTTGATCATCTGGAGCGCGACGGGCTCGCCCATCGGGACGACGCGCGCGTGAGGTTTGAGCGTGGCTTGCTCACTACGCTCCGCGACCGGGAATTGAGGGCCGTTGGCGAGAAGTTCGCGCGGCGAGAGGGAAAGACGTTCGACTTGGTTGATGCCGGCGACAACGTGGCTGGTGTCTATCGACAGCGCCTGGCTCTCGCATCCGGAAGGTACGCAGTGATCGACAACGGGCTAGGGTTTCAGCTTGTTCCGTGGACACTGTCCATTGAAAAACAGATCGGTAAGGCGGTCTCTGGTGTCGCTCAGAATAACGCATCTATCGCATGGGAATTTTCGCAACGACGGGACGCTGGAATAGCGATGTAA
- a CDS encoding TonB-dependent siderophore receptor — translation MTQLICECHHTSHKRRSGNIFYDRRNPFFCILLGCGVALPCIGQATEEKTHDRKPKTETIEVRAQYQHKAKGYVAFDSSAATKTDTPLREIPQSISVVTRQQMDDQVTQNVAQALRYTAGVYSEPRSDTIFDTTFMRGFGGFATSANYVGFLDGIQLQQGQGWAIPTVDPSTLDRVEVLRGPASVMYGDASPGGIINLDSKLPSLSAPRQIAVESGSRNRIQGTFDVGGALTGDQTLLYRISGLGRRVDTQMRDAKEQRLALTPTLTWKATPRVSVDFVLNVQRDPDNNFAGWIPAKGSVLPGPHGRISTKFNPSQSNYDGYNRTQIMPEYRVKYHFLQGWNLQQTVRYEYLNTSFKGLAVNFSNPYDTNGNLNRYSSWSRADLNGVVADTRVEGHVTSGPLQHRILAGVTYDRSESSMQQSAYGLVSALDYSAPVYDASIVPPSLAQSTRQDSQRIGGYIQDQIRLGHWSLLLGGRHDWLTIRTFDRLSDTTSTQHDSAFTGRAGLVYLFENGLSPYVSYSTSFQPVVGVDYEGKAFQPTRASQVEGGIKYQPVGYSSFLTIAAYDINERHVSTTDPAHPYYSVQRGGVRSWGVEFEAHAALTDNLGLIASYSYTDPTVTHDPDTSLIGKRLYAVPRHMASLWANYAVTWGHLQGINVSGGVRYVGSSAGDETNSFTVPGVVLFDTTLRYDLSHLSPSLHGWTLMFNGTNLFDRKYVSSCFSAGGCFYGNRRTFKTSIAFRW, via the coding sequence ATGACCCAATTGATATGCGAATGCCATCACACGAGCCATAAGCGCCGTTCTGGTAATATTTTTTATGACCGACGCAATCCATTTTTCTGCATTCTGCTTGGATGCGGTGTGGCTCTACCCTGTATTGGCCAAGCCACTGAAGAGAAAACTCACGACAGAAAACCGAAAACAGAAACCATCGAGGTGCGTGCGCAGTATCAGCACAAGGCGAAAGGATATGTTGCTTTCGACAGCAGTGCCGCCACCAAGACGGACACCCCACTCCGTGAAATTCCGCAGTCCATTTCCGTCGTCACGCGACAACAGATGGATGATCAGGTTACCCAAAACGTCGCGCAGGCATTGCGCTACACGGCAGGAGTTTATTCCGAGCCACGTAGTGACACGATATTCGATACAACATTTATGCGTGGGTTCGGTGGTTTTGCAACGTCGGCCAATTACGTGGGATTTCTGGACGGCATACAGTTACAACAGGGTCAAGGATGGGCCATTCCAACGGTAGATCCTTCAACTCTTGATCGGGTGGAAGTGCTGCGCGGCCCAGCTTCCGTGATGTACGGAGACGCCAGCCCCGGGGGCATCATCAACCTTGACAGCAAACTTCCGTCTCTTTCAGCCCCTCGACAGATTGCGGTCGAAAGCGGCAGTCGCAACAGGATACAGGGCACATTCGATGTCGGCGGTGCCCTCACAGGCGATCAGACACTCCTCTATCGGATCAGCGGCCTGGGCCGACGGGTCGATACGCAGATGCGGGACGCAAAAGAGCAGCGACTGGCTCTCACACCCACGCTGACGTGGAAAGCTACGCCACGAGTAAGCGTTGATTTCGTACTGAATGTCCAACGTGATCCGGACAATAACTTTGCAGGCTGGATCCCTGCAAAGGGGAGTGTTCTGCCTGGCCCGCACGGGCGCATCTCCACGAAATTCAATCCGAGCCAGTCAAACTACGATGGCTACAACCGAACACAGATCATGCCGGAATACCGGGTAAAATATCACTTTCTTCAGGGATGGAACCTACAGCAAACCGTTCGCTACGAATATTTGAATACGAGTTTCAAGGGACTTGCAGTCAATTTCTCCAATCCCTACGACACTAATGGAAATCTCAATCGTTACTCGTCTTGGTCACGTGCTGATCTCAACGGTGTGGTGGCTGACACACGTGTGGAAGGGCATGTGACATCAGGACCACTCCAGCACCGTATTCTTGCTGGCGTAACCTATGACCGCTCGGAATCCTCAATGCAGCAGTCCGCTTACGGGCTAGTCTCGGCACTTGACTATAGCGCGCCCGTCTATGATGCCAGCATCGTGCCTCCTTCCTTGGCCCAGAGCACAAGACAGGACTCACAACGTATCGGGGGATACATACAGGACCAGATCAGGCTCGGTCACTGGTCCCTGCTTCTGGGAGGCCGTCATGACTGGCTTACCATAAGGACGTTCGATCGGCTTTCCGATACGACAAGCACCCAACATGATTCAGCGTTTACCGGACGTGCCGGACTTGTCTATCTTTTTGAAAACGGATTATCACCCTACGTGAGTTATTCGACGTCGTTCCAGCCGGTCGTGGGCGTCGATTATGAGGGGAAAGCATTCCAGCCGACCCGGGCCAGTCAGGTTGAAGGCGGCATCAAATATCAGCCTGTCGGTTATAGCAGTTTCCTGACGATCGCTGCTTACGACATCAATGAACGACACGTCAGCACCACGGACCCGGCTCATCCCTACTACTCCGTCCAGCGCGGTGGCGTGCGGTCCTGGGGCGTCGAATTTGAAGCCCATGCGGCGCTCACGGACAATCTAGGACTGATTGCGTCCTACAGCTACACGGATCCGACTGTTACACATGATCCGGATACAAGTTTGATCGGAAAGCGCCTTTATGCCGTGCCCAGACATATGGCGTCACTTTGGGCGAACTATGCCGTCACCTGGGGACATCTACAGGGCATCAACGTCAGTGGGGGCGTCCGATACGTGGGTTCAAGTGCGGGCGATGAAACCAACAGTTTTACGGTTCCCGGCGTAGTGCTATTCGACACGACACTGCGCTATGATCTCTCCCACCTGTCACCCAGCCTCCATGGATGGACCCTGATGTTCAACGGCACCAACCTGTTCGACCGGAAATATGTGTCATCATGCTTCTCGGCGGGAGGATGTTTTTACGGAAACCGAAGGACATTCAAGACCAGTATTGCGTTTCGGTGGTGA
- a CDS encoding LuxR C-terminal-related transcriptional regulator — protein sequence MRPIDLMPKSISDRNIYESRVIDDFIQSIGFNGYLYHASGCVPEIFPRSVTVTNGDEQTLDYFASHSPMSPEPLFKSQQNGFRNVYSAIKVRNKKGHTYEGRIASLKEIKYIPLRVISGIAAYFLLWSKSNIELDVTDSAARRILSVFHGMHAQIIVTTTEQQRGLEMPRLTRTEQRVLRWTAEGKTASEAAQILGVTERTINFHVANLISKLDASNKTHAIFKAVCFGIIL from the coding sequence ATGCGGCCGATCGATCTCATGCCTAAATCTATCTCTGACCGTAACATTTACGAGTCACGCGTGATTGATGATTTTATTCAATCGATTGGTTTCAATGGCTACTTGTATCATGCCTCAGGTTGTGTGCCAGAAATATTTCCTCGTTCTGTAACGGTGACGAACGGGGACGAGCAAACACTCGACTATTTTGCTTCACATTCGCCCATGTCGCCCGAACCGCTTTTTAAAAGCCAACAAAATGGCTTTCGAAATGTATACAGTGCCATTAAAGTAAGAAATAAAAAAGGACATACATACGAAGGCCGAATAGCGAGTCTGAAAGAAATTAAATATATTCCGTTACGGGTAATATCGGGGATTGCTGCCTATTTTCTGCTCTGGAGTAAGTCAAATATTGAACTGGATGTGACGGATTCAGCGGCACGGCGGATTTTATCAGTTTTTCATGGCATGCATGCTCAGATTATCGTTACGACGACCGAGCAGCAGCGGGGTCTCGAGATGCCGCGGCTTACTCGAACAGAACAGAGAGTCCTACGTTGGACAGCAGAGGGCAAAACCGCTTCCGAAGCAGCACAGATTCTCGGTGTTACCGAGCGGACCATTAATTTTCACGTCGCAAATCTTATTTCCAAACTTGATGCAAGCAATAAGACGCATGCAATATTTAAAGCTGTGTGTTTTGGAATTATTCTGTAA
- a CDS encoding FadR/GntR family transcriptional regulator, with product MREKIESGAWPVGERIPKETELAEMLQVGRNTVREAIRVLSHADVLEVRQGDGTYVRFELDPAAVMRRVTRSSLRDHFELRVILETEAARLAAGHRTARDIRKLEKTLKVRGEWAAGGDLDRFLKADTAFHLAVAEATHNEALVELYRYFLVAARQAGRAVMEEHGLPEPGYAAHERIFRAIEQGDGTRAARAASAVVRPLVQALSDHTGNRD from the coding sequence ATGCGGGAAAAAATCGAAAGCGGGGCCTGGCCCGTCGGAGAGCGTATCCCAAAAGAGACTGAACTTGCGGAGATGTTGCAGGTTGGGCGGAATACGGTGAGGGAGGCTATTCGTGTTCTGTCCCATGCTGACGTGCTGGAAGTCCGGCAGGGGGACGGAACTTATGTCCGCTTTGAACTTGACCCTGCCGCAGTTATGCGGCGTGTCACGCGATCCAGTCTCCGGGATCATTTTGAACTGCGTGTCATTCTGGAAACGGAAGCGGCCCGACTGGCTGCAGGACATCGGACCGCCAGGGATATTCGGAAGCTGGAGAAAACGCTCAAGGTGCGCGGAGAGTGGGCTGCGGGCGGTGATCTTGATCGGTTTCTCAAAGCGGATACGGCATTTCATCTGGCGGTCGCCGAAGCGACCCATAATGAAGCCCTGGTTGAACTTTATCGATACTTTCTTGTTGCAGCGCGTCAGGCAGGGCGTGCCGTCATGGAAGAGCATGGGCTGCCTGAACCCGGATACGCCGCCCATGAACGGATATTCCGGGCAATCGAGCAGGGAGATGGCACGCGCGCAGCTCGTGCGGCAAGCGCGGTCGTCCGACCGCTCGTGCAGGCCCTTTCCGATCATACCGGGAACAGGGACTGA
- a CDS encoding LysR family transcriptional regulator, whose product MTRGYDLNLLHAMNVLIEESSVTGAAQRLQVSAATISRTLSKIRATFDDPILVQMGRNMVPTPRALQMQPRISRILAGMHDLMRRDEELDFTGIKPIFTIRAADVVVGPFATKLLQTLRGDCPDAAVVFASETDGDDSDALRRGAIDLYIGATENLRPEIMRQTLFESRFHAVVRAGHPILLGEITPQSLVQYDHISVSRRSRRHGPIDDALQEEFGLSRNVALLVPSYYTAMQGLHRTDLILPVPDVAMERDTLDRLGLYAFPLPLKLTPVNVFQAWHPRHDSDVVHRWLRRTVLTVTNGWRNRSHETAPGGDVFVH is encoded by the coding sequence ATGACGCGTGGCTACGACCTGAACCTGTTACACGCCATGAATGTGCTGATTGAGGAATCGAGCGTTACGGGTGCCGCCCAGCGTCTTCAGGTCAGCGCGGCGACAATCAGCCGCACCCTGTCCAAGATCAGGGCAACCTTCGATGATCCGATCCTTGTACAGATGGGCCGCAACATGGTGCCTACCCCGCGCGCACTCCAGATGCAGCCGCGCATCAGCCGTATCCTCGCGGGCATGCATGACCTGATGCGCAGAGACGAGGAACTGGATTTTACGGGCATAAAACCTATCTTCACGATCCGGGCCGCAGATGTCGTCGTGGGACCATTCGCGACGAAGCTGCTTCAGACCCTGCGGGGAGACTGTCCAGATGCTGCCGTTGTTTTTGCCAGTGAAACCGACGGAGACGATAGCGATGCTCTGCGGCGTGGTGCGATCGACCTGTATATCGGTGCAACCGAAAACCTCCGTCCAGAAATTATGCGACAGACACTATTCGAAAGCCGGTTTCATGCGGTCGTGCGCGCAGGCCATCCGATCCTGCTTGGTGAGATCACGCCCCAGTCCCTGGTTCAATACGACCACATCAGTGTGTCACGTCGCAGCCGGCGACATGGTCCCATTGATGACGCGCTGCAGGAAGAATTCGGCCTCAGCCGGAACGTGGCCCTTCTCGTCCCTTCGTATTACACCGCGATGCAAGGCCTGCACCGGACTGATCTGATCCTCCCGGTGCCCGATGTCGCGATGGAGCGCGACACACTGGACCGTCTTGGGTTGTACGCTTTTCCCCTTCCGCTCAAGCTCACACCCGTCAACGTCTTCCAGGCATGGCATCCCCGCCACGATTCAGATGTGGTGCATCGATGGCTGCGCCGCACAGTTCTCACTGTGACGAATGGATGGCGCAACCGCTCACATGAGACGGCCCCGGGAGGAGACGTCTTCGTTCATTAA
- a CDS encoding MFS transporter, whose translation MTRIDLPLAEAVAAPIPAAPSPPPPPPKGPAFGLRLATGLIGVLLAVLLAGFNEHTTEMALADIKGQLHIGHDEGTWIIALFEAFNISAMAFAPWCSVTFSIRRLTIVMTGMVGVLGLAAPFMPNLGALLILRTLQGFACGCLPPMLMTVALRFLPPNIKVYGLGAYALTATFGPNLGVPLAGFWFEYVGWQFLFWQIVPLCVISMICVAWGLPQDPLRLERFRQFDWRGLLTGLPAICSLVIALEQGDRLDWFRSPLITHLFCGGGFLFILFIINEWFHPLPFFRIQLLKQRNVSDSLLTLAAVLVLCVVTIEIPSVYLEEVRGYRPIQTAPIALILAVPQLVALPLVSALCNIRKVDCRIVLMAGLAIQGASYWLGTWIDSDWVRENFYIVQLMQVVSQPMMVISILMLATMGLGPADGPFISGMFNMTKGFANAIAAGVIAALLRRREQYHSTMLLDIYGYNQNALDGMGDPTSTLLAPHIADPDRLTWNTQVLLHGKVAEQSLVLACADIYYVMIGLCAAFIVLNLVLPQRVYPPRAPSVSTPAK comes from the coding sequence TTGACCCGGATCGACCTTCCCCTTGCGGAAGCGGTGGCTGCACCGATACCTGCTGCGCCGTCGCCACCTCCACCGCCTCCTAAAGGTCCGGCGTTCGGCCTTCGTCTCGCCACCGGTCTGATCGGTGTGTTGCTGGCCGTGCTGCTGGCCGGTTTCAACGAGCATACAACCGAAATGGCACTGGCCGATATCAAGGGGCAACTCCATATCGGGCACGACGAGGGAACATGGATTATTGCCCTGTTCGAGGCCTTCAATATTTCAGCGATGGCCTTTGCGCCATGGTGTTCCGTGACGTTCTCTATACGACGTCTGACTATCGTCATGACAGGAATGGTTGGGGTGCTTGGGCTCGCGGCTCCTTTCATGCCGAACCTTGGCGCTCTTCTGATTCTGCGTACCCTGCAGGGGTTCGCCTGTGGCTGCCTGCCTCCCATGCTCATGACGGTGGCGCTGCGCTTCCTCCCACCCAACATCAAGGTTTATGGTCTTGGCGCCTATGCGCTGACGGCGACGTTCGGTCCCAATCTCGGCGTGCCACTGGCCGGCTTCTGGTTCGAATATGTGGGCTGGCAGTTCCTATTCTGGCAGATCGTTCCGCTCTGCGTGATTTCGATGATCTGTGTGGCATGGGGGCTCCCGCAGGATCCGCTGCGGCTGGAGCGCTTCAGGCAGTTCGACTGGAGGGGACTGTTGACCGGTCTGCCTGCGATCTGCTCGCTGGTCATTGCTCTCGAACAGGGTGACCGGCTCGACTGGTTCCGCTCACCGCTTATTACACATCTGTTCTGTGGTGGTGGCTTTCTGTTTATCCTTTTCATTATCAATGAATGGTTCCATCCACTGCCGTTCTTCCGGATTCAGTTGCTCAAACAGAGAAATGTCTCGGACTCCCTGCTGACCCTGGCGGCCGTCCTCGTTCTTTGTGTTGTCACCATAGAGATCCCCTCGGTTTACCTTGAAGAGGTGAGGGGATACCGGCCCATCCAGACTGCGCCCATCGCGCTGATTTTGGCAGTTCCCCAACTGGTCGCGCTGCCACTGGTGTCTGCGCTCTGTAATATTCGCAAAGTTGATTGCCGGATCGTCCTCATGGCCGGGCTGGCCATACAGGGGGCATCCTACTGGCTGGGGACATGGATCGATTCAGACTGGGTGCGTGAGAATTTCTATATTGTCCAGCTGATGCAGGTCGTCAGCCAGCCGATGATGGTCATTTCGATCCTGATGCTGGCCACCATGGGGCTGGGACCAGCGGACGGCCCCTTCATCTCGGGCATGTTTAACATGACCAAGGGATTTGCCAATGCGATTGCGGCTGGAGTCATCGCGGCGCTTCTGCGCCGGCGGGAGCAATACCACTCCACCATGTTGCTGGATATCTACGGTTATAACCAGAATGCCCTTGACGGGATGGGCGATCCCACGAGTACGCTGCTGGCCCCCCACATCGCCGATCCTGATCGCCTGACGTGGAATACGCAGGTTCTTCTCCACGGCAAGGTCGCCGAACAATCCCTCGTACTGGCCTGCGCGGACATTTATTACGTGATGATCGGGCTCTGCGCCGCTTTCATTGTCCTCAATTTGGTCCTGCCCCAGCGGGTTTATCCGCCACGAGCGCCGTCAGTCAGCACCCCGGCCAAATAA